One window from the genome of Tachypleus tridentatus isolate NWPU-2018 chromosome 11, ASM421037v1, whole genome shotgun sequence encodes:
- the LOC143232667 gene encoding uncharacterized protein LOC143232667, whose amino-acid sequence MSASKSAPASPKGKHCIQKSSTMPSGNAQNMSFSSEKKLCGSTWITFFKRFSPRCKRSSSKHKEQTFGVVEFSQSNDESHPSDLHKRERKKSFEMVMRYKEQCIASSEQWTTDAVVSSTCSQEQKTKYRWSDISRRNITTKMFKCGSCQEPKRSRSDVSDQSFSVKLSSKKSLQDIKVVLKQGVCKGREESNSGEDYSSKRHEKVIQLEKEKLDVIEVHVSRCSKEDMIQKASVERASRETSSVVLCGVSSDIENSAQNYAQETTNVKPQTVNKASPSLSVDTGVYLLPELGSRFRKAQPPQSLNLRNKICVRTPQVEKVANKMASLESIGACSLDMDATGSESSGATDVKGNMAQSDHTLNSMNVAVSVLSSAIHKEGGLSEPVCPVGDQLKSDAPFLVNSKWENTSPKLPSYVGISCAINGYTNYSRFCHSRDNSPARVLDSALSPWKCLGGNSFSNIETKESVPLPVSSTCNMQSGNRNGLLVYETCISSSETFVVQNGEKTHESYKSAEDVVRTGEKPHQVSSYSGVSVNGHSSDVASRSFVRQRIEKLNGNAALEGWMSNRGRSRLQKSSETPTELDVQKSPRSPSCPPQTTRGRSKSPPVFHNLTKYFKEQLQIEIVESSWSPSPNIAPTTSPQAQEGYVKKQVMSHEAQNQENGAIAEFDKEKDSSSVSKSSEPTGSSVYLQNKCQMSSVTSHPMSTQNLYEHLEANSPVSPNIPMLQLATPAKLEQPESHDGEWFLAIMEQTKQHILYRMTEAEHYLEEDGIPEDGAGRIRAAVGKANLLLSQKFEQFRQLCEKNLNQDITEPFPTTLSDLNGFWDMVMLQVNDVFDTFANLEKLRANKWVELELPKPATQSRIKRATKHGVSKSTPASPQRSSKAIEAARAREEARRRLMEAKRKGHHHASSENPSEISIFVSKDKN is encoded by the exons ATGTCTGCATCAAAGAGTGCTCCTGCCTCTCCCAAAGGAAAGCATTGCATTCAAAAATCATCTACCATGCCTTCTGGTAATGCTCAAAATATGTCATTTTCTTCTGAAAAGAAATTGTGTGGTAGTACATggataacattttttaaaagattCTCACCAAGATGTAAGCGAAGTTCATCGAAACATAAGGAACAAACATTTGGTGTTGTAGAGTTTTCTCAAAGTAATGATGAAAGTCACCCATCAGATTTACATAAAAGGGAAAGAAAAAAGTCCTTTGAAATGGTCATGAGATATAAAGAACAGTGTATTGCTTCTTCAGAACAATGGACAACAGATGCAGTTGTTAGCAGTACATGCAgtcaagaacaaaaaacaaagtacagaTGGAGTGATATTTCTCGtagaaatataacaacaaaaatgtttaaatgtggtAGTTGCCAGGAGCCAAAACGAAGCAGGTCTGATGTGAGTGATCAGTCCTTTTCAGTAAAACTGTCATCAAAGAAATCTTTACAGgatataaaagtagttttaaaacaaGGAGTATGTAAAGGTAGAGAAGAGAGCAATTCTGGAGAAGATTATTCATCAAAAAGACATGAGAAGGTGATTCAGCTAGAAAAAGAGAAGTTGGATGTGATAGAAGTTCATGTATCTCGGTGCAGCAAAGAGGACATGATTCAG AAGGCTTCTGTGGAAAGAGCAAGTAGAGAAACTAGCTCAGTTGTGTTATGTGGTGTCTCCAGTGATATAGAAAAT agtGCTCAAAACTATGCACAGGAGACAACTAATGTTAAACCTCAGACAGTTAACAAGGCTTCTCCAAGTCTCAGTGTTGATACGGGAGTTTACTTATTGCCTGAGTTGgg ttccaGGTTTCGTAAAGCCCAGCCACCACAGAGTCTGAATctgagaaacaaaatttgtgttcgGACACCTCAAGTCGAAAAAGTAGCTAACAAGATGGCTTCATTAGAATCAATTGGTGCATGCTCTCTTGATATGGATGCTACAGGTAGTGAGTCTTCTGGGGCAACTGATGTGAAGGGTAATATGGCTCAGTCTGACCATACTTTAAACAGCATGAATGTAGCAGTGTCAGTGTTGTCGAGTGCAATTCACAAAGAAGGAGGACTTTCAGAGCCAGTCTGTCCAGTAGGGGATCAGCTGAAGAG TGATGCACCTTTCTTAGTCAATAGTAAATGGGAAAACACTAGTCCAAAATTGCCATCTTATGTGGGCATCAGCTGTGCCATCAATGGTTACACAAATTACAGTCGCTTTTGTCACAGTCGCGATAATAGCCCTGCTCGAGTATTGGACAGTGCTCTGAGCCCCTGGAAATGTCTTGGAGGAAATAGTTTTTCCAACATTGAAACTAAAGAATCTGTACCTTTACCAGTCTCTTCTACTTGTAACATGCAGAGTGGCAACAGGAATGGTTTACTTGTGTATGAAACTTGCATTTCTTCTTCAGAAACATTTGTTGTACAAAATGGTGAGAAAACACATGAATCCTATAAATCAGCAGAAGATGTTGTAAGAACTGGTGAGAAGCCTCATCAAGTAAGCTCATATTCAGGTGTTAGTGTCAATGGTCATTCTTCAGATGTAGCATCCAGATCCTTTGTTCGTCAAAGAATTGAAAAATTGAATGGAAATGCAGCTCTTGAGGGTTGGATGAGTAATCGAGGCAGATCTAGGCTTCAGAAATCTTCAGAAACTCCAACAGAACTTGATGTTCAAAAAAGCCCAAGAAGCCCTTCTTGTCCCCCTCAGACAACGAGAGGTCGTTCAA AATCACCCCCAGTTTTTCATAATTTgactaaatatttcaaagagCAACTTCAAATTGAGATTGTGGAAAGTTCATGGTCACCATCACCAAACATTGCACCAACCACTTCACCCCAAGCACAAGAAGGgtatgtaaaaaaacaagtaatgtcACATGAAGCACAAAATCAAGAAAACGGAGCCATTGCAGAGTTCGACAAAGAAAAAGATAGCTCGTCTGTATCAAAGTCTTCAGAACCTACCGGGTCTtctgtttatttacaaaacaagtgCCAAATGTCTTCTGTAACTTCTCATCCTATGTCTACCCAGAATCTTTATGAACATTTAGAAG CCAATTCACCTGTTTCACCCAACATTCCTATGCTACAACTTGCAACACCAGCAAAGCTGGAGCAACCAGAATCTCATGATGGGGAATGGTTTCTTGCTATCATGGagcaaacaaaacaacatattctGTATCGTATGACAGAAGCTGAACATTATCTAGAAGAGGATGGCATTCCAGAAGATGGAGCAGGGAGGATCCGGGCAGCTGTGGGGAAAGCTAACCTTCTGCTTTCACAGAAATTTGAACAGTTTAGACAGTTGTGTGAAAAAAACTTA AATCAAGATATTACAGAGCCTTTCCCCACTACACTGTCAGACTTGAATGGATTTTGGGATATGGTGATGCTGCAAGTTAATGATGTGTTTGATACCTTTGCTAATTTAGAAAAACTACGTGCTAATAAGTGGGTAGAATTGGAGCTTCCAAAG ccTGCTACTCAGTCACGCATTAAACGAGCCACAAAACATGGTGTGTCAAAGTCAACTCCTGCAAGTCCCCAACGATCATCAAAAGCTATTGAAGCAGCACGTGCCAGAGAAGAAGCCAGGAGACGATTAATGGAGGCCAAACGCAAAGGACATCATCATGCTTCTAGTGAAAATCCTAGTgaaatatctatatttgtttccaAGGATAAAAATTAA